A segment of the Manihot esculenta cultivar AM560-2 chromosome 13, M.esculenta_v8, whole genome shotgun sequence genome:
GGAGCCTAACTCATTGTTTCTTCCTGTTCTTCTTCACGCTGACATGGTCTTTTATGTGAAAACAGGTAAAAGTTTTCTTTCTCCTACGTTGAAATTCAAAAATGTTGCATTTTATAAATGCAATAATTAATGGTTGTGTTGGATCAGGGAGTGGGAAATTGAGTTGGGCTGAtgatgaaagagaaataaagagGATGAATATAAAGAGAGGAGATGTGTATAGGCTGCATGCTGGCTCAATTTTCTTTGTGCAGAGTAGCTTGGAGCCAGAAAGAGAGAAGCTGAGGATTTATGCCATCTTTTCAAATACAGAAGAAGATGTCCTTGTATGAAATTCTTGATTGAGAGCTTTTCTTTCTTCAGAATATAAGCTGAGCATGCATCTATTCAATTGCAGGAGCCATCCATTGGAGCATACTCCAACATCAGAGATTTGGTCCTTGGCTTTGATAAGAAACTCCTCCAATCGGCTTTCAAGGTATTTGGTGACTAAACAGATAGAACTCTcttattttatatgtaattCTGAGAGAGAGAGACTGAAAATTTTAGCTCAAACTGGTATTTTCAAAGGTTCCTGATGATGTAATAGAAGAAATGACAAGTGCAATAAGGCCTCCAGGCATAGTGCACGCAGTGCCAGAGAAGAAATCAATGTTCTTGGAACTGGAAGCTAGATTTATAGAAGCTCTCGCTGGCGACAAAGATGGTTCATTCTATTCCATCAATGGTCGGAAGAAGAAAACCAAGATATTCAACATTTTAGAAGCTGACCGAGATGTTGAGAACTGTAACGGATGGAGTGTGACTGTAGGTAGAGGAGACTTGAAATCTTTACGGGGTTCCAATATTGGAATTTTCATGGTGAACTTGACAAaggtatatatattaattataatatatggtCTCTTCATGAATACTGCAGAGAATCAGAAGTGATAACACTTCCATTGATGTGTTTTGCTTGCAGGGATCGATGATGGGGCCACATTGGAACCCAATGGCTACTGAGATAGCAATAGTGTTGCATGGACGAGGGATGGTGAGGGTGGTTTGTTCAAGCAATTTAAATCAAACAGATTGCAAAAACATGAGGTTCAGTGTTGAGGAAGGAGATGTTTTTGCTGTACCCAgattccatcctatggctcAAATGTCTTTCAACAATGATTCGTTTGTTTTTATGGGTTTTAGCACGTCGACCAGGAAAAATTACCCTCAATTTCTAGCTGGGAAAAGCTCAGTTCTTCAAACTTTGAACAAAGAAATCTTGGCTTTGTCTTTTAATGTCACGAACACTACTATTGATGGGCTCTTGACTCCTCAGAAGGATGCAATTATTTTGGATTGTACTTCTTGTGCCGAGGAAGAGGAGACCAAAATGGAGGAAGAAATGGAACGAGAAAAGCAGGAAGAGGAAGCTAGGGAGAGAGAGGAAGAAAGGAAGAGGGAAGAGgaggaaagaaagagagaagaggaggaagaacgGAAGAGGCAAGAGGAGGAAGAAAGGAAGAGGAGAGAAGAGGAGGAAAGGAAGAGGCAAGAGGAGGAAGAAAGGAAGagggaggaagaggaagagaggCAACgggaagaagagaaaagaagagaagaggaagaagcaaAGAGAGAGGAAGAGGAGGCAAGGAaacagaaagaagaagaagagaggaggagaaaagaagaggaaaaaggGAGAGAGAACAAGAAGAAGCagaaagaaggcaaagagaGGAAAAGCAAAGACGAGAAGAAGCAGCAAGAAGGGAGGAAGAAGAAGCCATAAGAGAAGAAACAGAAAGGCAAATGGAACAAGAGGAAGAAGCAGCtaagaaggagaaggaaagagaaaaacaagGTGATGAGAGCCAATCTGAAGAGAAGAAATacagaggagaagaagaagaaagccgAGGAAGAAAAGTTGCAAGAAAAGTGTGGAAACTGTAAAGGGTGAGGCTGTAGGCTGTAGATGTGCCAATAAGAGATCCTTCTAAGCTTATGCAGTATGCTCTGTTTTCCATCTTTGTATTCCTTAATAAGCTCTGCGATCCATGTTTGGAGATTGGACATCATCATGTGCACAGCCCTGTAATGAGTTTAGATCGTTTTTCATTTGCTCGAGTTTGGagatgtaaaataaaatttgaaatccaaGTTCGTTTCTGCCTTCATAACATTATGAATTTTCATTCCCTGAATCACatgcatataaaataaaattaattgaatatagAATTTTCTTTGACATGGAAAATTTGTGAGTTTCACAtagaaaattaattgaatttaaattagattctactaaaatgaataaaattttgtaTGACAAGGTTCTTGCTAGGTTGTATTTCTGAAGTTTCTGCAAATACAAGGTATGTGAAActaaaagtattaaaaaaaccAATTGAATTGGTGTTTTTCTTGTTTTCCTCATCATACAGATCAATGGATAAAAATACTATGCTAAAAATTGATGGCTCTAGTAATTCATTTTCTACTCACATTGCCAGTAGCCATATTACTCCAAAACTCACAAAGCCCTTCTGGTTCAAATCAACAAGTAATTGTTTGGTGTAAATCGAAGTTTCTTTttaagaaatattattttaaaaaaatagatattcCAAACAAACAAGGTCTTTTTaacgaaattttattttaatccttatttttattttaaacaaatttatgattttagttttttaaaattaaaattttataatgaaaaaagtaaaaattaaattcaatgaaATCGAATTGAGTTTGCACTTTTTGATCGTAATATTTGTATGATGGACCCTTATTATTAAAATCCccatttaattgatattttttaatatactatattatttttataaataatattaattgcaCATTACATTAGTAATTTTATGTTCACTATtcatctttataataaaattactctaatctctcaaaattttaattaacttattttaccttagatttaaattaaataatatagatatctaatattataaaaactaaataacacAAAtagcataaatattttaaatatttaaagtttttttaataaaattactaaaaaatttgatttgataaaatataaaaaagttttaattgaATGAGTAAGCTCCCTATTAGCCAATGTTAAAACAAACATTTTTTGtttggaaaaaatatttttcctaaaaaacattattttctatgaaaaaattactaataaaaaCCCAATTTTGTCGGCATTTGCGTCCAGCCAAAAAccaaccttttctttttctcagaGATCCATAGCAATAAAGATAGGCCCACCCCAATAAAGCATGTAAACCAAGCCCAAATTTTCACCACTCTCCGGTCTTTGGTCTGGTCGCACGCTATAACGTAGAACTTCGGTCACTGCACATTGTAAGAGGGGTCAACTGAAAGGCACCACAACGCACACACAGCCATGGAAGCTCTGCTTGGGGCTCGACTAACCCttattctctccattttcgtATTTCTCTCACTTATCACAACGTCCTCCTCTCAACAGATCCAAATCCTCAACGCTGAGCGCAGAGTAAGATCAATTCCCTCGCTTCTATCGATATATGCTCTCAGTTCTCACATTGAATGTGTTCGATCGTGTGTGATTTCGCGAAATTATAATTACAGTATTTATTCTATAGAGGTTTTTCGATGATTTTATACTCATTTCATCAGTGCCACTGCGTGTAGATAAGCTTTTGCTTTTATCAAGTTCAGTggtttgggaaaaaaaaaatgaaaagacaCAATTAGCGCTTAGGGTTTACGGTTATGAGCTTCTGCCTGTTTTTCTATTTGAAATGTTGAAGCTTTGGCATTTGTCGTTTATTATTTCTACACTAAGTTTATTGATTTCGTAATTTAGGATTATAGTTTGCTGTTTGGGCTAATGCTTGCGTTTTGATTCACTCTTGTGATTATATTTGATGTTGTAACTTTGTACATGTGATTggtttagatatttaaaatagtTCGAGAAAATTttggaattttaattttttaggttTTGGCATTTTATGCCCATAAGGCTATGCAACTCTTTAGTTTGATATTATCAGATTTTGTTACCTGGACTGATTGATTTCCATTTATATGTTGATATGGATGCAGATCGACCTGACTTCACATATTGTTACGGTCTTCTTGACTTTGAAGGTAAGGTGCTTCTAGCAACGCTATAAAACTTGGAgatgcaattttttttattagtttgatGACTCAAAAATAAAGGGTAACGATATTTTATTCCAATTGTTAGGATGGTCTGAGAAACTGTACTCAGTGAAACGTGAACAGTTTCACCATTTGTCTTGCAAATTCACCTTTAATAGTTAGCTTTGGCGGATTATTATGCATAATCTCCATATTTTCTTAGAAAATGCGCTTTTCAGATGGCTCTTTTACTTTATATTACTTGTATgattttaaccttaatatggATCTCTTACAGGTCGAGAATGATGGGACAGCTCCTGCCACTGAGGTTCTTCTTGCTTTCCC
Coding sequences within it:
- the LOC110630427 gene encoding LOW QUALITY PROTEIN: vicilin-like seed storage protein At2g18540 (The sequence of the model RefSeq protein was modified relative to this genomic sequence to represent the inferred CDS: inserted 1 base in 1 codon) — translated: MPCSLLSFVLLLSLCCSLRGESFRREEEGYDYSGGMRPCMVKKENRKSLMVTEYGEISAVDISSGTRGPYHLQFMTLEPNSLFLPVLLHADMVFYVKTGSGKLSWADDEREIKRMNIKRGDVYRLHAGSIFFVQSSLEPEREKLRIYAIFSNTEEDVLEPSIGAYSNIRDLVLGFDKKLLQSAFKVPDDVIEEMTSAIRPPGIVHAVPEKKSMFLELEARFIEALAGDKDGSFYSINGRKKKTKIFNILEADRDVENCNGWSVTVGRGDLKSLRGSNIGIFMVNLTKGSMMGPHWNPMATEIAIVLHGRGMVRVVCSSNLNQTDCKNMRFSVEEGDVFAVPRFHPMAQMSFNNDSFVFMGFSTSTRKNYPQFLAGKSSVLQTLNKEILALSFNVTNTTIDGLLTPQKDAIILDCTSCAEEEETKMEEEMEREKQEEEAREREEERKREEEERKREEEEERKRQEEEERKRREEEERKRQEEEERKREEEEERQREEEKRREEEEAKREEEEARKQKEEEERRRKEEEXREREQEEAERRQREEKQRREEAARREEEEAIREETERQMEQEEEAAKKEKEREKQGDESQSEEKKYRGEEEESRGRKVARKVWKL